The Bacteroidetes bacterium SB0662_bin_6 sequence CCTGCTGCGCCGCAACGTAAACGTGCAAATCCTGCTGTTCAATAACCAGATATACGGCCTGACGAAGGGGCAATACAGCCCCACCTCGGAGCAGGGCAAGGTTACGAAGAGCACGCCGTACGGCTCCGTCGACCATCCGTTCTATCCCGTGCCGCTTGCCCTCGGCGCGGACGCGACGTTCGTCGCCCGCACGATGGACCGCGATCCGAAGCACATGCAGGCGATAATGCGCCGGGCCCATAGCCACGGAGGCGCCGCGTTCCTCGAAATCTACCAGAACTGCAACATCTTCAACGACGGAGCCTTCTTCGAATTCACGGAAAGGAGCACCAAGGCGCACAGCACGATCTTTCTGGAGCACGGCAAGCCGCTCGTATACGATAACGAGCAGCGGGGCTTGCGTCTCAACGGCTTCGAACTCGAATCGATCGATCTGTCCAGGGGGAAATGGTCCGTGGACGACTGCCTTGTATACAACGAAGGCAGCATCGAACTGGCGAACATCGTCTCGCGGATGTCCTGGCAGGAAGACCTGCCCCGTCCGTTCGGGGTGTTCTTCCGGGAAGATCGCCCTTCCTACGAGGAACTCCTGGAAGAACAAATCGAGGAAATCACCGGCAAGCGCGGCCAGGGAGACCTCAGCGCCTTGCTGAATGCGGGAGATACGTGGATGATCGGGGACTAAACCTCCGACGCTT is a genomic window containing:
- a CDS encoding 2-oxoacid:ferredoxin oxidoreductase subunit beta, producing the protein MKPAGAPGRKPTGPPAGKKAALPAGAGGDGAPITLTRKDFATDQDVRWCPGCGDYAILATMQRLMPELGVPKEKTVFVSGIGCSSRFPYYMNTYGLHSIHGRAPAIATGLKASRPDLDVWIVTGDGDALSIGGNHLIHLLRRNVNVQILLFNNQIYGLTKGQYSPTSEQGKVTKSTPYGSVDHPFYPVPLALGADATFVARTMDRDPKHMQAIMRRAHSHGGAAFLEIYQNCNIFNDGAFFEFTERSTKAHSTIFLEHGKPLVYDNEQRGLRLNGFELESIDLSRGKWSVDDCLVYNEGSIELANIVSRMSWQEDLPRPFGVFFREDRPSYEELLEEQIEEITGKRGQGDLSALLNAGDTWMIGD